The genomic DNA TCTGCCTCTCGCAATCAGGCTCGCATTGGTGGAGGCCGGAGGAGTTCGCGGATCTGGTGCGGCAAAAGACGCCGCTCCACGCGAAGTTCTGGCTGAGCGTCGGCGATCACGAGACCCAGACCGGCGTCGCACATCCGCCGACCGGACTGTTTCAGGAGATCAGCCAGATCGACGGCGTGGAACGAGCCGGGCGCGTGCTGGAGGAAGCTGGCGCCACGGTGCGACACCACTGCTTTCCCGGCGAACATTCCGCGAAATGCTGGCGCGAGGAGTTGCCCGACGCGTTACGCTGGTTGCTCGGCGAATCACCGCCGGTTCAGGACTGACGCCATGAAATCCCGCGATCCCGCCCTCCAGGCCCGCATGGACCGCCTCCGACTGTGCGAGGCCGACCTGCGCATCCTCTGCACCCGCGCCAGCGGCCCCGGCGGCCAGCACGTCAACAAGGTCAGCACCGCCGTGGAGATCACCCATGTGCCCAGCGGCACTGTGGTCACGTGCAGCGATTCCCGTTCCCAGCACACGAATCGCGCTCTCGCCCTGCTCCGCCTCGTCGAGAAAATGGAGGCCGCCCGCGCCGCCGCCGCGCAGGAACGCAAGGCTGCTGCCGCGAAGGTCCGGCGCCAGAAGGCCAAGCGCTCCCGCGCCACGAAGGCGAAAATGGTGGAAGGCAA from Chthoniobacterales bacterium includes the following:
- a CDS encoding peptide chain release factor-like protein, with amino-acid sequence MKSRDPALQARMDRLRLCEADLRILCTRASGPGGQHVNKVSTAVEITHVPSGTVVTCSDSRSQHTNRALALLRLVEKMEAARAAAAQERKAAAAKVRRQKAKRSRATKAKMVEGKRRRGETKKLRGRVVT